The Arthrobacter russicus genome has a segment encoding these proteins:
- a CDS encoding choice-of-anchor G family protein yields MATVAAAALVVLPITPAHAANTISESQGKFLSGQVLGFDLDTIASIYGSFANHPNGPGPYGANNKIDAELLNALPIKLGPLLNNLNLFGNTGIIQLGAVSQYSQAEPNGDAKAAAGAAGNQGGIGINPPPAGTTGVADAHVDLGPILNAIGPVATSVLSKARIETGALASYAEQISGTVKSKYLVDGLKAQVTSPLVGNLYTGVKSGLLGGPVKDLLTGIQNLVKALKIDLLGLVSVNLDVQLPADLGQLLPTGPLTGGIDRGITVNLATGEVVIDVKKILSSNNPSIDLNDLPPNSPALSGPLVGAAITTALTQTLIGVVNSTVQHAVNTLFAQTRIIGNVSALGISLNADVSFQGILDGKPLITSNNPLLGFVLGAVGGLVSGTLKPALELLKGNLLGTVLGGLQSVIDGLTVNVVQPVVNLLDQIASIHVNVQPTTPTPNQPFTVRALQIGLGLPGVQLATVNLANSTVLGTVTPVYKPVISAAPASVPRGGTTTLSGTGFAPNDIVTLTLAAANGQPATTVSTEADASGTIEPVDLTVPADYPTGTAVITGHGSNTNIPVDPTVSITVL; encoded by the coding sequence GTGGCAACCGTGGCGGCCGCCGCATTGGTCGTTTTGCCGATTACCCCGGCACACGCGGCGAATACCATTTCGGAAAGCCAGGGAAAATTCCTCAGCGGCCAGGTCCTCGGTTTCGATTTGGATACCATTGCTTCCATTTACGGTTCCTTCGCGAACCATCCGAACGGCCCCGGCCCGTACGGCGCCAACAACAAGATCGACGCCGAGTTGCTCAATGCGCTGCCGATCAAACTCGGCCCGCTGCTGAACAACCTCAACTTGTTCGGCAACACCGGCATCATCCAGCTCGGCGCCGTGTCGCAATACTCCCAGGCCGAACCGAACGGCGATGCCAAAGCAGCGGCCGGTGCGGCCGGGAACCAAGGCGGCATCGGGATCAACCCGCCGCCGGCCGGGACCACCGGCGTCGCTGACGCCCATGTGGACCTCGGTCCGATCCTGAACGCCATCGGCCCGGTCGCCACCTCGGTGCTGTCCAAGGCCCGGATCGAGACCGGTGCATTGGCCTCCTATGCCGAGCAGATTTCCGGTACGGTCAAGAGCAAGTATCTGGTCGACGGGCTGAAAGCCCAGGTGACCAGCCCCCTGGTCGGCAACCTCTACACCGGAGTCAAGTCGGGATTGCTCGGCGGCCCGGTCAAGGACCTGCTGACCGGGATCCAGAACCTGGTCAAAGCGCTCAAAATCGATCTGCTGGGCCTGGTCTCGGTGAACCTGGACGTCCAGCTGCCCGCGGACCTCGGCCAATTGCTGCCGACCGGCCCGTTGACCGGCGGCATCGACCGCGGAATCACGGTGAACCTGGCCACCGGCGAGGTCGTGATCGACGTCAAGAAGATCCTCTCCAGCAACAACCCCTCGATCGACCTGAATGACCTGCCGCCGAACAGCCCGGCCCTGAGCGGCCCGTTGGTCGGTGCGGCGATCACGACCGCGCTCACCCAAACGCTGATCGGCGTGGTCAACTCGACCGTGCAGCACGCCGTCAACACGCTGTTCGCGCAGACCCGGATCATCGGCAATGTTTCCGCCCTGGGCATCAGTTTGAATGCCGATGTCTCCTTCCAGGGGATCCTGGACGGCAAGCCGCTGATCACCAGCAACAACCCGCTGCTCGGCTTCGTGCTCGGCGCCGTGGGCGGTTTGGTTTCCGGGACCTTGAAACCGGCCCTGGAGTTGCTCAAGGGGAATTTGCTCGGCACCGTGCTGGGCGGCCTGCAATCGGTGATCGACGGTTTGACCGTGAACGTGGTGCAGCCGGTGGTGAACCTGTTGGACCAGATCGCTTCCATCCATGTCAACGTCCAGCCGACCACGCCCACACCGAACCAGCCGTTCACCGTGCGGGCCCTGCAGATCGGTCTGGGTCTGCCGGGAGTGCAGCTGGCAACGGTGAACCTGGCCAACTCCACGGTGCTCGGCACCGTGACTCCGGTCTACAAACCGGTCATTTCGGCAGCACCGGCCAGTGTGCCCCGGGGCGGGACGACCACATTGTCCGGCACCGGGTTCGCACCCAATGACATCGTCACGCTCACTCTGGCGGCCGCCAACGGCCAACCTGCAACCACCGTGAGCACCGAAGCCGATGCCTCCGGCACGATCGAGCCGGTGGACCTGACCGTGCCCGCCGACTACCCGACCGGAACCGCTGTGATCACCGGGCACGGCAGCAATACCAACATCCCGGTGGATCCGACGGTCAGCATCACGGTGCTCTGA
- the ffh gene encoding signal recognition particle protein yields MFNSLSDRLAATFKNLRGKGRLSEADVDATVREIRRALLDADVAVPVVREFTGKVRERALGAEVNAALNPAQQIVKIVNEELVEILGGQTRRIRLAKNPPTVIMLAGLQGAGKTTLAGKLSKWLKGQGHSPLLVAADLQRPNAVKQLQVNGERAGVPVFAPDPGVSSEFEAATGDPVAVAQAGLAEARSKLHDVVIVDTAGRLGVDAELMQQAADIRAAISPDEVLFVIDAMIGQDAVATAQAFDEGVNFTGIVLSKLDGDARGGAALSVATVTGKPVMFASTGESLDDFEVFHPDRMASRILDMGDVLTLIEQAEKNWDKDEAARMAKKFADQEDFTLEDFLAQMNQIRNMGSMKKMLMMMPGAQNIRQQLEQFDEREIDRVEAIVRSMTPHERVAPKIINGSRRARIARGSGVHVSEVNGLLERFGQAQKMMKKMASGGGIPGMPGMPGPGGFGGARKSGKNAPKKKARSGNPAKAAQQLREAEEKRAGKNAAAPTGAAFGAQNQDFDPSAMNLPKGFEKFLGK; encoded by the coding sequence GTGTTCAATTCTCTCTCTGACCGGTTAGCCGCGACTTTCAAGAATCTGCGCGGCAAAGGCCGGCTTTCCGAGGCTGATGTCGATGCGACGGTGCGCGAGATCCGCCGTGCCCTGCTCGACGCCGACGTCGCTGTGCCAGTGGTGCGCGAATTCACCGGCAAAGTCCGGGAGCGTGCCCTCGGTGCCGAGGTCAATGCCGCGCTGAATCCAGCGCAGCAGATCGTCAAGATCGTCAACGAGGAACTGGTGGAGATCCTCGGCGGGCAGACCCGGCGGATCCGCTTGGCGAAGAACCCGCCGACCGTGATCATGCTGGCCGGCCTGCAGGGTGCCGGCAAGACCACGCTGGCGGGCAAGCTTTCCAAATGGCTCAAGGGCCAGGGGCATTCGCCGTTGCTGGTGGCGGCGGATTTGCAGCGGCCGAACGCGGTCAAGCAGCTCCAGGTCAATGGCGAGCGGGCCGGGGTCCCGGTGTTCGCGCCGGATCCCGGAGTCTCCTCCGAGTTCGAAGCTGCGACCGGTGATCCGGTGGCGGTAGCCCAGGCCGGCCTCGCCGAGGCGCGCAGCAAGCTGCACGACGTCGTGATCGTCGATACGGCCGGCCGCCTCGGCGTCGACGCGGAATTGATGCAGCAGGCTGCGGACATCCGGGCTGCGATCTCGCCGGACGAAGTGCTCTTCGTGATCGATGCGATGATCGGCCAGGATGCCGTGGCCACCGCTCAGGCCTTCGACGAGGGCGTGAACTTCACCGGCATCGTGCTCTCCAAGCTCGACGGCGATGCCCGCGGCGGTGCGGCGCTTTCCGTGGCCACGGTCACCGGAAAACCGGTGATGTTCGCCTCGACCGGTGAATCCTTGGACGATTTCGAGGTCTTCCACCCGGACCGGATGGCTTCGCGGATCCTGGACATGGGCGATGTGCTCACGCTCATCGAGCAGGCCGAAAAGAACTGGGACAAGGACGAAGCCGCCCGGATGGCGAAGAAGTTCGCCGACCAGGAAGACTTCACGCTGGAAGACTTCCTGGCCCAGATGAACCAGATCCGCAACATGGGCTCGATGAAGAAGATGCTCATGATGATGCCGGGTGCGCAGAATATTCGCCAGCAGCTTGAGCAATTCGATGAGCGGGAAATCGATCGCGTCGAAGCGATCGTCCGCTCGATGACGCCGCACGAGCGCGTTGCGCCGAAGATCATCAACGGCTCGCGCCGGGCGCGCATCGCCCGGGGCTCGGGGGTGCACGTCTCCGAGGTCAACGGCCTGCTGGAACGCTTCGGCCAGGCGCAGAAGATGATGAAGAAGATGGCTTCCGGCGGCGGCATTCCCGGAATGCCGGGGATGCCCGGCCCTGGCGGGTTCGGCGGCGCCCGCAAGAGCGGCAAAAATGCGCCGAAGAAAAAAGCCCGCTCCGGGAACCCGGCTAAGGCCGCGCAGCAGCTGCGCGAGGCCGAGGAGAAACGCGCCGGGAAGAATGCCGCAGCCCCCACTGGCGCAGCCTTCGGTGCGCAGAACCAGGATTTCGATCCTTCGGCGATGAATCTTCCCAAGGGCTTCGAGAAGTTCCTCGGCAAATAA
- a CDS encoding glucose-6-phosphate dehydrogenase produces the protein MSQKVQDSQHSTIRTLLILGASGDLTGRLLLPGVARLIAAGRAKGLTLIGAGGSQNPQESWQQRVDRVFGAAAEGCNASGRAALAKVAKTTAYHQLDVTAEGELAALLASLTGPVAIYFALPPAVSQRACELLTAADLPAGTRLVMEKPFGSSAASAHQLNATLAALVPESHIHRVDHFLGKSTVFNILGLRFANRLLEPLWNSDHIQQVEIIFDEDLTLENRAGYYDRAGALRDMIQSHLLQIMALVAMEPPATLGEQDVRDGIATVLRASTAAPAKSRRARYTAGKIGRRKVPDYLAEAGVEAKNNTETLAEVEVSIANWRWAGVPFILRSGKSLGRSRKEAVITYKSVPHLPTGFRGTDSPTKLHIGFGPDTLQLDLDVNGPGDLFTLNRVRLEAELAGDSLLPYGEVLDGVLNGDPLLSVRGDTAELCWQIVEPTLDAWHAGKVPMEEYPAGSSGPADWPTSNDHSATRIR, from the coding sequence GTGAGCCAAAAAGTACAGGACAGCCAGCACTCGACCATCCGGACGCTTCTCATTCTAGGCGCCTCGGGCGACCTCACCGGCAGGCTTCTGCTGCCTGGTGTCGCCCGCCTGATCGCGGCCGGCCGGGCCAAGGGACTGACCCTGATCGGCGCCGGCGGCAGCCAAAACCCTCAAGAGAGTTGGCAGCAACGGGTCGACCGGGTCTTCGGGGCTGCAGCCGAGGGCTGCAACGCCAGCGGCCGGGCCGCACTCGCGAAGGTGGCCAAGACCACCGCTTACCACCAGCTGGACGTGACCGCCGAGGGCGAACTGGCCGCACTGCTGGCCAGCTTGACCGGCCCGGTCGCGATCTACTTCGCCTTGCCGCCGGCGGTCAGCCAGCGCGCCTGCGAGCTCCTGACCGCGGCCGACCTGCCAGCCGGAACCAGGCTCGTGATGGAGAAACCATTCGGCTCGTCGGCCGCTTCGGCGCATCAACTCAATGCAACCCTCGCCGCTTTGGTCCCGGAATCGCACATCCACCGGGTAGACCATTTCCTCGGCAAGTCCACGGTCTTCAACATCCTCGGTCTGCGCTTCGCCAATCGGCTGCTCGAACCGCTCTGGAATTCCGACCACATCCAGCAAGTCGAAATCATCTTCGACGAAGACCTGACCTTGGAGAACCGCGCCGGTTATTACGACCGGGCCGGAGCGCTGCGCGACATGATCCAGAGCCATCTGCTGCAGATCATGGCACTGGTGGCCATGGAACCGCCCGCCACGCTGGGCGAGCAGGACGTCCGCGACGGGATCGCCACAGTGCTGCGCGCCAGCACCGCCGCCCCGGCCAAGAGCCGCCGGGCCCGCTACACCGCGGGAAAAATCGGTCGACGGAAGGTGCCGGATTACCTGGCCGAAGCCGGCGTCGAGGCCAAGAACAACACCGAAACCTTGGCCGAGGTCGAAGTCTCGATTGCCAACTGGCGTTGGGCCGGCGTGCCGTTCATCCTGCGCTCCGGGAAATCGCTGGGCCGGTCCCGCAAAGAAGCGGTGATCACCTACAAGTCGGTTCCGCATTTGCCCACAGGGTTCCGCGGCACCGATTCACCGACCAAACTGCACATCGGCTTCGGTCCGGACACCTTGCAGCTCGATCTGGACGTCAATGGCCCGGGCGATTTGTTCACCCTGAACCGGGTACGGCTCGAGGCAGAGCTCGCCGGGGATTCGTTGCTGCCCTATGGCGAAGTACTGGACGGGGTGCTCAACGGCGATCCGTTGCTTTCGGTGCGCGGCGACACCGCAGAACTCTGCTGGCAAATCGTCGAGCCTACCCTCGACGCCTGGCACGCCGGGAAGGTCCCGATGGAAGAGTACCCGGCGGGCAGCTCCGGCCCGGCCGATTGGCCTACGAGCAACGACCACTCGGCAACCCGGATCCGCTGA
- a CDS encoding endonuclease domain-containing protein codes for MRRRLLPENLPLPAFTLAQARNLGVPRSRSTAQDLEIPSRGLRVLKTAEPDLPALVRSLLALAPGCFASHLTAAKLWRVPLPFWAENRTEVDVARRRPAAAPRRKGVNGHRLRITRDEVTLQNGVWLTTPARTWRDLATVLNEEDLVVAGDFLVRSRQRDFGEQRKALCTLTELTEMLPERAQANVLRRTAAAKVRSGVDSPQETRLRLQLVDAGLPEPAVNHSLDDPFDGHPIRWADLAYIEYKIVIQYEGDHHRSRAQLATDIARDDDWQRAGWTVVRLTAADLQAEGAYAVAKVRAALVRSGWQPC; via the coding sequence ATGAGACGCAGGCTGCTTCCGGAAAATCTTCCACTACCCGCCTTCACTCTGGCACAAGCTAGAAATCTGGGCGTCCCCCGGTCCCGCTCCACCGCTCAGGACTTGGAGATCCCCAGCCGGGGTCTTCGAGTACTCAAAACCGCCGAGCCGGATCTGCCCGCCCTGGTCCGCAGTCTTCTGGCCTTGGCCCCTGGCTGCTTCGCGAGTCACCTCACGGCTGCGAAACTTTGGCGGGTCCCGCTGCCGTTTTGGGCTGAGAATCGCACCGAGGTCGACGTCGCCCGCAGACGTCCTGCTGCTGCGCCTCGCCGCAAGGGCGTCAACGGCCACCGGCTACGAATCACTCGGGACGAAGTCACGCTGCAAAACGGAGTCTGGCTCACCACGCCGGCACGCACTTGGCGCGACCTGGCTACGGTTCTCAACGAGGAAGATCTGGTGGTAGCCGGAGATTTCCTGGTCAGGTCGCGGCAACGGGATTTCGGGGAGCAGCGTAAGGCGCTCTGCACCCTGACCGAGCTTACCGAAATGCTCCCGGAACGAGCACAGGCCAATGTGCTGCGCCGAACGGCCGCGGCAAAAGTTCGTTCCGGCGTGGATTCACCGCAGGAAACCAGGCTCCGGCTGCAATTGGTCGACGCCGGCCTGCCGGAACCCGCCGTGAATCATTCGCTCGATGACCCCTTTGACGGACATCCGATTCGATGGGCAGATTTGGCTTACATCGAATACAAGATCGTGATTCAGTACGAAGGCGATCACCACCGCTCCCGCGCGCAGCTGGCTACGGACATTGCACGCGACGACGACTGGCAGCGCGCAGGTTGGACCGTAGTGCGGCTGACTGCAGCGGATTTGCAGGCTGAAGGAGCCTACGCCGTCGCCAAAGTCCGTGCCGCGCTGGTTCGATCTGGCTGGCAACCCTGCTAA
- a CDS encoding P-II family nitrogen regulator, which produces MKLITAIIRPEKFDDVRGALESYGVQGLTVSAANGYGRQRGHTEVYRGAEYVVDLLPKVRIEVLATDEQVDDIVDVIISSSNTGRAGDGKVWTVDVHEAVRVRTGERGTAAV; this is translated from the coding sequence ATGAAACTCATTACGGCGATCATCCGCCCGGAGAAGTTCGACGACGTTCGCGGGGCCTTGGAGAGTTACGGAGTCCAAGGACTAACCGTGAGCGCGGCCAACGGGTACGGCCGGCAACGTGGGCATACCGAGGTCTACCGTGGCGCCGAATACGTGGTCGACCTCTTGCCCAAAGTCCGGATCGAAGTCTTGGCCACCGACGAGCAAGTGGACGACATCGTGGACGTGATCATCTCCAGCTCGAACACCGGACGGGCCGGCGACGGGAAGGTCTGGACCGTGGACGTCCATGAAGCGGTCCGGGTGCGCACCGGAGAACGCGGCACTGCGGCAGTCTGA
- a CDS encoding response regulator transcription factor, whose translation MQARAKATPVSTEALTETGPIKVHIAGGDFLTRLGLAQLFATAGFIEVSGISRTETEAIRRVQNDHPDIAVVDTEIGVEACAAILRAIKLSGSRTKVVVLSSVEALDSMDAMIEAGASSFLDKRSMLEDIASIVRIVSAGGVVFASKPQLSRTAATRRLGNPQFERFQTLNIRDRRIVRAIANGLTNAQIGHLLHISEATVKAHLAQIMRSVGIDNRVQLAVAADNAGVLEEEETEGS comes from the coding sequence ATGCAAGCACGGGCAAAAGCAACTCCGGTTTCGACGGAGGCGCTTACTGAGACTGGGCCGATCAAGGTCCATATAGCCGGTGGTGACTTTTTGACCAGGCTCGGTCTGGCCCAATTGTTTGCAACTGCCGGGTTCATCGAAGTCAGCGGAATTAGCCGTACCGAAACCGAAGCGATTCGCCGGGTCCAAAATGACCATCCGGATATCGCTGTGGTGGACACGGAAATCGGTGTCGAGGCCTGTGCCGCAATATTGCGGGCGATCAAGCTCTCCGGGTCCCGGACCAAAGTGGTGGTGTTGTCTTCGGTGGAAGCTCTGGACAGCATGGACGCGATGATCGAGGCCGGTGCCAGCAGTTTCCTGGACAAACGCTCAATGCTCGAAGACATCGCGTCGATCGTCCGGATCGTCAGCGCCGGTGGTGTGGTCTTTGCCTCCAAGCCGCAACTGAGCCGGACCGCAGCGACCCGTCGTTTGGGCAATCCGCAATTCGAACGGTTCCAAACGCTGAACATCCGGGACCGCAGAATCGTCCGGGCCATCGCCAACGGCCTGACCAATGCGCAGATCGGGCACCTGCTGCACATCAGCGAGGCTACCGTGAAAGCACACCTGGCGCAGATCATGCGCAGCGTAGGCATCGACAACCGAGTTCAACTGGCGGTCGCGGCGGATAACGCCGGAGTGCTCGAAGAGGAAGAAACCGAGGGTTCCTAG
- a CDS encoding alpha/beta hydrolase, giving the protein MAVSLSSSGSVGSSGRVVFVHGSGAFGAAAWPVQHVLAGSFDCLFVRRTGFDPVAEPVPSDFAADAQIIIDNLQLDGRHGGQVVAHAQGAVAAMMAAVQRPDLVHSLLLCEPACLSLTKDLPATAAHIKLMQPVFDLRNELDDVEYYRQFSQLAFGEAARKLDPDDAEALRTARRLRLQAPAWEAPLDIVPGVPTMVLTGGWEPMYEEVAEYLASTGARHLIVGGGHRPQDTESGQAAIKEFLANSQK; this is encoded by the coding sequence TTGGCTGTCTCCCTTAGTTCATCCGGTTCGGTTGGTTCCTCCGGCCGAGTTGTCTTCGTCCACGGTAGTGGCGCCTTCGGTGCTGCCGCCTGGCCGGTCCAACACGTGCTGGCCGGAAGCTTCGACTGCCTCTTTGTGCGCAGAACCGGCTTCGATCCAGTCGCCGAGCCGGTGCCTTCTGACTTCGCTGCCGACGCGCAGATCATCATCGACAACTTGCAACTGGACGGTCGCCATGGCGGTCAAGTGGTCGCCCACGCCCAGGGCGCGGTTGCCGCCATGATGGCCGCGGTGCAGCGTCCGGATCTGGTGCATTCATTGCTGTTATGCGAGCCTGCATGTTTATCGCTGACCAAGGATTTACCTGCTACTGCCGCCCATATCAAGCTCATGCAGCCGGTCTTCGATCTGCGCAACGAGCTGGACGACGTCGAGTATTACCGGCAGTTTTCGCAGCTTGCGTTCGGCGAGGCGGCGCGGAAGCTGGATCCTGATGACGCTGAGGCGTTGCGCACTGCGCGTCGGCTTCGGCTGCAAGCGCCGGCCTGGGAAGCGCCCCTCGACATAGTTCCAGGCGTGCCGACCATGGTGCTCACCGGAGGTTGGGAGCCCATGTACGAAGAGGTCGCCGAGTATCTGGCGAGTACCGGCGCGCGCCACCTCATAGTCGGCGGCGGCCATCGTCCGCAAGATACTGAGTCGGGTCAAGCTGCGATCAAGGAGTTCTTGGCCAATAGCCAGAAATAG
- a CDS encoding ammonium transporter yields the protein MNAGDTAWVLVSAALVLLMTPGLAFFYGGMTRSKGVLNMMMMSFGAIALVAVLWVLFGYSAAFGTDLAGGLLGNPFEKFGLNGVLETGENAPLVGTIPEIAFVGFQAVFAIITVALISGAIADRAKFGAWMLFAGIWVTVVYFPVAHWVFDFNEDANGNPIGGWIGQGLGAIDFAGGTAVHINAGAAALALALVLGKRLGFGKDPSHRPHNLPFVMLGAGLLWFGWFGFNAGSALAANATAGYAWINTLAAPAAATLGWLIVEKLRDGHATSLGAASGAVAGLVAITPAAVAITPAWSIGLGLLAGAVCALAVGLKYKLGYDDSLDVVGVHLVGGLIGTLFIGFAANPESPAGGTGLFYGGGLELLGKQAISSLAVMLYSFVVAFIVGWIINKTMGFRVSEEHEVTGIDVSVHAESAYEFGGRVGSAFHPLAEAVRSRQTEPAPAEKPDGKPEGPGDGKIRVEA from the coding sequence ATGAACGCAGGGGATACCGCGTGGGTGCTGGTTTCGGCAGCGCTTGTGCTTTTGATGACACCCGGATTGGCGTTCTTCTACGGGGGGATGACGCGATCCAAAGGTGTTTTGAACATGATGATGATGAGCTTCGGGGCGATCGCCCTGGTCGCTGTGCTCTGGGTGCTGTTCGGCTATTCGGCGGCCTTCGGCACCGACCTGGCTGGCGGTCTGCTGGGCAATCCCTTTGAGAAGTTCGGACTCAACGGAGTTCTGGAGACCGGAGAGAACGCGCCATTAGTGGGCACGATTCCGGAGATCGCCTTCGTCGGATTCCAAGCGGTGTTCGCGATCATCACGGTTGCGCTGATTTCCGGAGCGATTGCGGATCGCGCGAAATTCGGCGCCTGGATGCTGTTTGCCGGGATTTGGGTCACCGTGGTCTATTTCCCGGTGGCGCACTGGGTCTTCGACTTCAACGAGGACGCCAACGGCAATCCGATCGGCGGCTGGATCGGCCAAGGCCTGGGAGCTATCGACTTCGCCGGTGGTACCGCGGTGCACATCAATGCCGGCGCTGCGGCACTGGCTCTGGCGCTGGTCTTGGGTAAGCGCTTGGGCTTCGGCAAGGATCCGAGCCACCGACCGCACAATCTGCCCTTCGTGATGTTGGGCGCCGGATTGCTCTGGTTCGGCTGGTTCGGCTTCAATGCCGGTTCGGCGCTGGCCGCTAACGCCACCGCCGGGTACGCCTGGATCAACACTTTGGCCGCCCCGGCGGCTGCGACCCTGGGCTGGCTGATCGTGGAGAAGCTGCGCGATGGGCACGCGACCTCGCTGGGTGCCGCCTCCGGTGCGGTGGCCGGGCTGGTCGCGATCACCCCGGCTGCGGTGGCGATCACTCCGGCCTGGTCGATTGGCCTCGGCTTGCTCGCCGGTGCGGTCTGTGCTTTGGCGGTCGGATTGAAATACAAACTCGGCTATGACGACTCGCTCGACGTGGTCGGCGTGCACCTGGTCGGCGGTTTGATCGGAACCCTGTTCATCGGGTTCGCTGCGAACCCGGAATCGCCGGCGGGCGGCACCGGGCTGTTCTACGGCGGTGGATTGGAATTGCTCGGCAAGCAAGCGATCAGCTCACTCGCGGTGATGCTCTATTCATTCGTGGTGGCCTTCATCGTCGGCTGGATCATCAACAAGACCATGGGCTTCCGGGTTTCCGAAGAGCACGAGGTCACCGGCATCGATGTCTCGGTGCACGCTGAATCCGCCTACGAGTTCGGTGGGCGGGTGGGCAGTGCATTCCACCCGCTGGCGGAAGCAGTGCGCTCCCGGCAGACGGAACCAGCACCTGCGGAAAAGCCGGACGGAAAACCAGAGGGACCAGGCGACGGGAAGATTAGGGTGGAAGCATGA
- the ftsY gene encoding signal recognition particle-docking protein FtsY — MNDIWLLILYIVVGLAVIGSLLAVFIKTSRSRGNYSGPRDANDPAPGAAPGADAGGAVDLAERPVVLDVPDEGLVVLPGGDAPVLEQPEPAAGRLQRLRARLSKSNNALGKGLLALLASDKIDEAVWEEIEETLLLADIGTEPSLELVEILRERVKIMGSRKPDEVRAMLREELVKLVDPGMDRSLAVSRQGELPAIVLVVGVNGVGKTTTVGKLARVLVAEDKDVLLGAADTFRAAAAEQLATWGARVGVPTIKSDVDGADPASVAFEAVKTGIEQEVDVVMVDTAGRLQNKVGLMDELGKVKRVIEKLAAVGEVLLVLDATTGQNGLNQAKVFAEVVDITGIVLTKLDGTAKGGIVVAIQKSLGVPVKLVGLGEGADDLAPFDVEQFVDAILN; from the coding sequence GTGAATGACATCTGGCTTCTGATTCTGTATATCGTCGTGGGCTTGGCCGTGATCGGCTCGCTGCTCGCGGTCTTCATCAAGACCTCGCGCAGCCGTGGCAATTATTCCGGACCGCGGGACGCCAACGACCCGGCGCCCGGTGCGGCGCCGGGCGCGGATGCCGGAGGCGCAGTGGATCTCGCCGAGCGGCCGGTGGTGCTCGATGTCCCGGATGAAGGCCTGGTAGTCCTGCCCGGAGGCGACGCGCCGGTCCTGGAACAACCGGAACCGGCAGCCGGCCGCTTGCAGCGTTTGCGGGCCAGGCTCTCGAAGTCGAACAATGCCCTGGGCAAGGGACTGCTGGCGCTGCTCGCCAGCGACAAGATCGATGAAGCCGTCTGGGAAGAGATCGAAGAAACCCTGCTGTTGGCGGACATCGGCACCGAACCGAGCCTTGAGCTGGTCGAAATCCTGCGCGAACGCGTCAAGATCATGGGCAGCCGGAAACCGGATGAAGTCCGCGCGATGTTGCGCGAAGAACTGGTGAAGTTGGTGGATCCCGGGATGGACCGGTCGCTGGCCGTCTCCCGGCAGGGCGAACTCCCGGCGATCGTCCTGGTTGTCGGCGTCAACGGTGTCGGCAAAACCACCACGGTGGGCAAGCTGGCCCGCGTGCTGGTCGCCGAGGACAAAGACGTCCTGCTCGGCGCTGCGGACACGTTCCGGGCCGCCGCAGCGGAACAGCTCGCCACTTGGGGCGCCCGGGTAGGCGTCCCGACGATCAAGTCCGACGTGGACGGGGCGGATCCGGCATCGGTAGCCTTCGAAGCGGTGAAAACCGGAATCGAGCAGGAAGTCGACGTCGTGATGGTGGACACCGCGGGCCGGCTGCAGAACAAAGTCGGCCTGATGGACGAGCTCGGCAAGGTCAAACGGGTCATCGAGAAGCTCGCTGCGGTCGGCGAGGTGCTGCTGGTCCTGGACGCCACGACCGGGCAGAACGGGCTCAACCAGGCCAAAGTGTTCGCCGAGGTCGTGGACATCACCGGAATCGTGTTGACCAAGCTCGACGGCACCGCCAAGGGCGGCATCGTGGTCGCGATCCAGAAGAGCCTGGGGGTCCCGGTTAAGCTGGTCGGCTTGGGCGAGGGGGCCGACGACCTGGCACCGTTCGACGTCGAGCAATTCGTGGACGCGATCCTGAACTGA